The following are encoded together in the Scytonema millei VB511283 genome:
- a CDS encoding SulP family inorganic anion transporter, which produces MRIREGIKNKRLFTRGVTNDLLASIVVFLVALPLCMGIAIASGVPPARGLITGIIGGMVVNIFSGSPLQVSGPAAGLAVVVAELIQEYGIEMLGPVLLLAGFMQWLAGAFKLGQIFRAMSPAVIYGMLAGIGVLIFASQFHVAIDDKPHTHGLDNLLAIPASIQKAVLPPAGSNHHIAALIAIATIAIILLWDKFKPQRLRLLPGALIGVVLTTAIATSLRLPIQYVNVPGNLLEAVQLPQPAGLFRLLHAPLILEALAIAFIASAESLLSAVAVDRLHSGERTDFDKELSAQGIGNMICGALGALPMTGVIARSSVNVEAGGKTKLSAILHGVWILVLVVAAPGLLRMIPTSSLAAILLVTGIKLIEIEHIRKLQFYGKAPLAIFFATFIGIVVTDLLSGVLIGIVLTAMTLLYKMSRLNIHMRRDDDRSRIDIYLEGAATFIRLPKLAAALEQLPPQKELHVHLDKLAYIDHSSMDLLSMWAKQQEQMGSQVVMQWDGLEDRFRRPFLPGRAIAA; this is translated from the coding sequence ATGAGAATTCGAGAAGGGATCAAAAACAAACGCCTTTTCACTCGCGGTGTAACCAACGATCTTCTTGCCTCAATTGTCGTCTTTCTGGTCGCTCTACCTTTGTGTATGGGGATCGCGATCGCCTCTGGAGTCCCGCCAGCAAGAGGCTTGATTACAGGCATCATCGGCGGGATGGTAGTCAATATTTTTTCGGGTTCCCCCTTACAGGTCAGCGGACCCGCCGCCGGACTAGCAGTGGTCGTTGCAGAACTGATTCAAGAATATGGGATCGAAATGTTGGGTCCGGTGTTGCTGCTAGCAGGTTTCATGCAGTGGTTGGCGGGAGCGTTCAAACTAGGGCAAATCTTTCGTGCCATGTCCCCAGCCGTAATTTATGGAATGCTAGCAGGAATCGGCGTGTTAATTTTTGCCTCTCAATTCCATGTTGCCATTGATGACAAGCCCCACACTCACGGGTTAGATAATTTGCTTGCTATTCCCGCTTCAATTCAAAAAGCAGTCTTACCCCCTGCTGGCAGCAACCATCATATTGCCGCGCTGATTGCGATCGCTACCATTGCGATAATTCTCTTGTGGGATAAGTTTAAACCTCAACGCCTGCGATTATTACCAGGAGCGCTAATTGGTGTAGTTTTAACCACGGCGATCGCCACTTCATTACGACTGCCGATCCAATATGTCAACGTCCCTGGCAATTTATTAGAAGCAGTACAATTACCGCAACCTGCCGGATTATTTCGCTTGCTGCACGCACCGCTAATTTTAGAAGCATTAGCGATCGCCTTTATTGCCAGTGCCGAAAGTTTGCTCTCAGCTGTTGCCGTAGACCGCTTGCATTCAGGCGAGAGAACGGATTTTGACAAAGAACTTTCCGCGCAGGGAATTGGTAATATGATTTGCGGTGCGCTGGGGGCGTTACCAATGACAGGGGTAATTGCGCGCAGTTCGGTCAACGTCGAAGCGGGCGGAAAAACTAAATTATCTGCCATCCTGCACGGTGTCTGGATACTAGTTTTAGTCGTTGCTGCCCCTGGCTTGCTGCGGATGATTCCCACTTCCAGCTTAGCCGCAATTCTATTGGTCACAGGTATCAAGCTGATCGAGATCGAACACATCCGCAAGCTGCAATTTTACGGGAAAGCTCCCCTCGCCATTTTCTTCGCTACCTTTATTGGCATTGTGGTTACAGATCTGCTCTCAGGCGTATTGATTGGCATCGTTTTAACAGCAATGACACTGCTGTACAAAATGTCTCGCTTAAATATCCATATGCGACGAGACGACGATCGGTCTCGAATCGATATCTACCTAGAGGGAGCAGCAACATTTATTCGGTTGCCCAAACTAGCAGCAGCTTTAGAACAGTTGCCACCTCAAAAAGAACTGCACGTTCACTTAGACAAGCTGGCTTACATCGACCACTCCAGCATGGACTTGCTCTCAATGTGGGCAAAGCAACAAGAACAGATGGGAAGTCAGGTCGTGATGCAATGGGACGGTTTAGAAGACCGCTTCCGCAGACCGTTCTTACCTGGGCGGGCGATCGCTGCTTGA
- a CDS encoding small RNA NsiR4-regulated ssr1528 family protein, producing MSAETSLDNTLGADAVDRAIADGIDLDGSPIPPVKLELYHQVMALEAGRQRSGVSNTMRSRIVRIGAKHISQAELNQMLLDAGFAPLKEKEVAFYYGNK from the coding sequence ATGTCTGCGGAAACGTCACTAGATAACACTTTGGGAGCAGATGCCGTCGATCGCGCAATTGCGGATGGGATCGATTTGGACGGCTCCCCAATTCCTCCTGTCAAGTTGGAACTTTACCATCAAGTCATGGCGCTAGAAGCAGGAAGACAGCGCAGTGGCGTGTCAAATACAATGCGATCGCGGATCGTGCGCATCGGTGCGAAGCACATTTCCCAAGCGGAACTCAACCAAATGCTACTCGATGCTGGTTTTGCACCACTTAAGGAGAAGGAAGTCGCTTTTTATTACGGGAATAAATAG
- a CDS encoding CO2 hydration protein, whose protein sequence is MVTTLRPSTQILSDRVQHLAAGAALLPDSPTNVMEVVGILESYGVVLDAYARNLIYVAENAFLEPFTVFKYFNGEVSLKKFLRYMRHDRLNFEYAEYCMKAMFWHGGGGLDTYLDSPEFIERSRSAIQAKFRGNWLLQSLYKIYPDFFFEQIRQLVYYSALGQFWQVMSEIFLTLSDRYNRQEITSIPQVVEHIQSGLVAAANQPITYSVTLRGQAYDILPASAGLKFLADTAVPYVEAIFLRGTPFPGTVSYNAQAHQIPTDPSCFEYGALYADPLPTGGAGIPPTLLMQDMRHFLPEYLHEFYCHSRRGEDNLHVQINQGFQKAMFCVTTAAIKGLAPHSLDTTNPEQQQANRLYLESWMNRLINSRLPQMGSW, encoded by the coding sequence ATGGTAACAACATTACGTCCATCTACTCAAATCCTGAGCGATCGCGTTCAACATTTAGCAGCCGGAGCAGCTTTACTTCCTGATTCTCCTACTAATGTAATGGAGGTTGTAGGCATTTTAGAAAGTTACGGTGTGGTTTTGGATGCCTACGCTCGAAATCTGATTTATGTGGCAGAAAATGCTTTCTTGGAACCTTTTACCGTATTCAAATACTTCAACGGTGAAGTGAGTTTAAAGAAATTTCTGCGTTATATGCGGCACGATCGCCTCAATTTTGAATATGCCGAATATTGCATGAAGGCAATGTTTTGGCATGGAGGTGGTGGTTTAGATACTTATCTCGATTCGCCTGAGTTTATCGAGCGATCGCGATCGGCAATTCAAGCTAAGTTCAGAGGTAATTGGCTACTCCAAAGCTTGTACAAAATCTATCCAGATTTTTTCTTTGAACAAATCCGTCAACTCGTCTATTACAGTGCTTTGGGGCAATTTTGGCAGGTGATGAGCGAGATTTTTCTCACGCTGTCAGATCGCTACAATCGCCAAGAAATTACCTCTATTCCTCAAGTTGTCGAGCATATTCAATCTGGCTTAGTAGCAGCAGCAAACCAACCAATAACCTATAGTGTCACCCTACGAGGACAAGCCTACGATATCTTACCTGCATCGGCGGGGTTGAAGTTCCTGGCTGATACGGCTGTACCTTATGTTGAAGCAATTTTCCTACGCGGCACTCCTTTTCCTGGCACGGTTTCTTACAACGCTCAAGCGCACCAAATTCCTACCGATCCTAGTTGCTTTGAATATGGGGCATTATACGCCGATCCCTTACCAACTGGGGGTGCTGGTATTCCTCCTACGTTACTCATGCAAGACATGCGACACTTTCTGCCAGAGTATTTGCATGAATTTTATTGTCACAGTCGTAGGGGAGAGGACAATCTGCACGTGCAAATCAATCAAGGTTTTCAGAAAGCTATGTTCTGCGTCACCACCGCTGCCATCAAGGGACTTGCTCCTCATTCCTTAGATACTACCAATCCAGAACAACAACAAGCAAATCGTCTCTATTTAGAAAGCTGGATGAATCGCTTAATTAACTCTCGTTTACCACAAATGGGTAGTTGGTAG
- a CDS encoding O-acetyl-ADP-ribose deacetylase, with protein sequence MTDKITVIQGDITQLQVDAIVNAANNSLLGGGGVDGAIHRAAGSQLLAECRQLRGCATGAAKITQGYNLPAKWVIHTVGPVWEGGDRGEDELLASCYRSSLTLAVQHEVKTIAFPAISTGVYRFPIDRAAQIAVREVQAFLSTNDSISQVILVCFSQLTCDRFLKALHQSVTSDQ encoded by the coding sequence ATGACAGACAAAATTACGGTGATTCAAGGCGATATTACTCAGTTGCAAGTGGATGCGATCGTTAATGCTGCCAATAATTCACTGTTGGGTGGTGGCGGCGTAGATGGGGCAATTCATCGCGCGGCTGGCTCCCAGTTGTTAGCAGAATGTCGTCAGTTAAGGGGGTGTGCCACAGGTGCGGCTAAAATTACTCAAGGGTATAACTTACCCGCCAAGTGGGTGATTCATACTGTTGGTCCAGTGTGGGAAGGTGGCGATCGCGGTGAGGATGAACTTTTAGCAAGTTGTTATCGCAGTAGCTTGACTTTAGCAGTGCAACATGAAGTTAAAACTATTGCTTTTCCCGCTATCAGCACGGGTGTGTATCGCTTTCCTATCGATCGCGCCGCACAAATTGCTGTGAGGGAAGTTCAGGCTTTTTTGTCTACCAATGATTCGATCTCGCAAGTAATTCTTGTCTGTTTTAGTCAATTGACATGCGATCGCTTTCTTAAGGCGTTGCATCAATCAGTAACCAGTGACCAGTGA
- a CDS encoding glutamate-5-semialdehyde dehydrogenase: MTATQIESHSLSAIALSTRDAARQLAVVSTEAKNKAIEAIAQSLEAQAEEILAANAADCKAAEAEGIAKPLYNRLKLDATKLKSAIAGVRDVGKLPDPVGAVQIHRELDTGLVLQRVTCPLGVLGVIFEARPDAAIQISLLAIKSGNGVILKGGKEAVRSCEAIVKAIHHGLSQTEINPAVVQLLTTREETMALLQLDEYVDLIIPRGSNSFVRFVQENTRIPVLGHADGICHAYIDKAADIAKAVEITVDAKTHYPAACNAIETLLVHQYIAPEFLPLVARALQERQVELRGDDRTRKIIDVAAATEADWTTEYSDLILAIKVVDSLDEAIAHINTYGSRHTEAIVTEDPTTAKTFLAQVDAAGVYHNCSTRFADGFRYGFGAEVGISTHKLPPRGPVGLEGLVTYKYQLTGDGHIAATYTGMNAKSFTHKDL, from the coding sequence ATGACTGCCACCCAGATCGAATCCCATTCCCTCAGTGCGATCGCTCTTTCTACTCGCGATGCCGCGCGTCAACTCGCAGTTGTGTCTACTGAAGCGAAAAACAAAGCAATTGAAGCGATCGCTCAATCGTTAGAAGCCCAAGCTGAGGAAATTTTGGCAGCAAATGCGGCTGATTGCAAAGCAGCTGAAGCGGAAGGAATTGCCAAACCACTCTACAACCGCCTCAAATTAGATGCAACTAAGCTCAAAAGTGCGATCGCGGGGGTGCGAGATGTGGGTAAATTACCCGATCCCGTGGGTGCGGTGCAGATTCATCGCGAACTCGATACAGGGTTAGTTCTTCAGCGCGTTACTTGCCCTTTGGGAGTATTAGGTGTCATTTTTGAAGCTAGACCCGATGCGGCAATTCAAATCTCTTTATTAGCAATCAAATCGGGAAATGGTGTCATCCTCAAAGGTGGTAAGGAAGCCGTGCGATCTTGCGAGGCGATCGTCAAAGCGATCCACCACGGACTTTCTCAAACAGAAATTAACCCAGCCGTAGTCCAATTGCTGACAACGCGAGAAGAGACAATGGCGCTGTTGCAGCTAGATGAATATGTCGATCTGATTATTCCAAGGGGTTCTAACTCTTTCGTGCGCTTCGTACAAGAAAATACCCGCATTCCTGTTTTAGGTCATGCAGATGGTATCTGTCACGCTTACATAGATAAAGCAGCTGATATTGCCAAGGCAGTAGAGATTACTGTTGATGCCAAAACCCATTATCCCGCCGCTTGCAATGCTATAGAAACTTTATTGGTACATCAATATATTGCCCCTGAATTTTTACCGCTAGTTGCCCGTGCGTTACAAGAACGCCAGGTAGAATTGCGCGGTGACGATCGCACTCGCAAAATTATTGATGTAGCCGCAGCAACCGAGGCAGATTGGACGACGGAATACAGCGATTTGATTTTAGCAATTAAGGTAGTAGATTCTCTAGATGAAGCGATCGCCCACATTAATACTTATGGATCGCGACACACAGAGGCGATCGTCACTGAAGATCCGACAACTGCAAAAACATTTTTAGCCCAAGTCGATGCAGCAGGAGTTTATCATAACTGTTCAACTCGCTTTGCTGATGGCTTCCGTTACGGCTTTGGTGCAGAAGTTGGCATCAGCACCCACAAATTACCACCCCGTGGTCCTGTTGGTTTAGAAGGATTAGTTACATATAAATACCAGCTTACAGGCGACGGACACATCGCTGCTACTTACACGGGGATGAATGCTAAATCTTTCACTCACAAGGATTTATAG
- a CDS encoding DUF427 domain-containing protein: protein MAHPQRIQPAPGQESVWDYPRPPRLEDVNKQIQIIFNGVEIANTRHAKRVLETSHPPVYYIPPSDIKMEYLVRTPNASFCEWKGRAGYYTIVVGDKQAENVAWFYPDPTPSFAPIKDYVAFYAHVMDACYVDGEKVQPQPGNFYGGWITSDIVGPFKGVPGSWGW from the coding sequence ATGGCGCATCCTCAACGCATCCAACCTGCTCCCGGTCAAGAATCAGTCTGGGATTACCCCAGACCTCCTCGATTGGAGGATGTTAACAAGCAGATTCAAATTATTTTCAATGGTGTAGAAATTGCCAATACTCGCCATGCCAAGCGCGTACTCGAAACCAGCCATCCCCCGGTTTACTATATCCCTCCTAGCGATATTAAAATGGAGTACCTCGTCAGAACACCCAATGCGAGTTTTTGCGAATGGAAAGGTCGAGCAGGATATTACACTATTGTTGTCGGCGACAAACAGGCTGAGAATGTAGCCTGGTTTTATCCCGACCCCACGCCAAGTTTTGCCCCGATTAAAGATTATGTAGCTTTTTATGCTCATGTCATGGATGCTTGCTATGTCGATGGGGAAAAAGTACAGCCTCAGCCAGGGAACTTTTATGGTGGCTGGATTACGAGCGATATTGTTGGACCATTTAAAGGTGTTCCTGGTAGTTGGGGTTGGTAG
- a CDS encoding homospermidine biosynthesis protein, with product MSKLPSNKIDPAPMTADVSVVDLIDNYFTAYNSARLREICQLLSREVFREDVTVGLSLSGAMTPAGYGVSALAPLIRHGFIDWAISTGANLYHDMHYGLGFELYKGNPFVDDVKLRQEGTIRIYDIMFGYDVLLETDAFIRKILQAEPFQKRMGTAEFHYLLGKYIREVEKQIGVKHSCLLATAYECGVPIYTSSPGDSSIGMNVAALALEGSKLILDPSLDVNETAAIAYSARESEGKSAALILGGGSPKNFLLQTQPQLHEVLGLEERGHDYFIQFTDARPDTGGLSGATPSEAVSWGKIDPEELPSTVVCYTDSTIALPLVTAYVLNQCPQRPLKRLYDRREQILEQLRTDYLAAKTQPTDKIPAAVADAATEQPIATYPCGRVIPQHS from the coding sequence ATGTCAAAACTGCCCAGCAACAAAATCGACCCCGCGCCTATGACAGCTGATGTTAGCGTCGTGGATTTGATCGATAATTACTTCACGGCATATAACTCAGCAAGATTACGGGAAATCTGCCAGTTGTTGAGTCGAGAAGTGTTTCGCGAGGATGTCACTGTAGGCTTGAGCCTATCGGGAGCCATGACCCCTGCTGGATATGGAGTTTCTGCCTTAGCGCCCCTGATTCGGCATGGTTTTATCGATTGGGCGATCAGTACTGGTGCTAATCTCTATCACGATATGCACTATGGGTTAGGTTTTGAACTGTATAAAGGTAATCCGTTTGTAGACGATGTGAAGTTGCGTCAGGAAGGCACGATTCGCATTTATGACATTATGTTCGGTTATGACGTGCTGCTGGAAACGGATGCTTTCATTCGTAAGATTCTTCAAGCGGAACCTTTCCAAAAACGCATGGGAACGGCAGAATTCCACTACTTGCTGGGTAAATACATCCGTGAAGTCGAAAAGCAAATTGGAGTGAAGCATTCTTGTTTGCTGGCAACGGCTTATGAATGCGGCGTACCGATCTATACTTCTTCGCCTGGAGATAGTTCAATTGGGATGAATGTTGCGGCTTTGGCTTTGGAAGGCTCGAAATTAATTCTCGATCCGTCGCTAGATGTCAATGAGACAGCCGCGATCGCCTATTCTGCTAGAGAATCGGAAGGGAAAAGCGCAGCGTTGATTCTCGGTGGTGGTAGTCCCAAAAATTTCTTATTACAAACTCAACCCCAACTTCACGAAGTACTAGGGTTGGAAGAACGGGGACACGATTACTTTATCCAGTTTACCGATGCGCGTCCCGATACTGGCGGTTTATCTGGAGCCACCCCCAGCGAAGCTGTCAGTTGGGGAAAAATCGATCCTGAAGAACTTCCCAGTACGGTAGTTTGCTACACCGACAGCACGATCGCCCTTCCCCTCGTTACCGCATACGTTCTCAACCAGTGTCCCCAGCGTCCCCTGAAACGCCTATACGATCGCCGCGAACAGATACTAGAACAACTCCGCACCGATTACTTAGCTGCTAAAACTCAACCTACAGATAAGATTCCGGCAGCGGTGGCTGATGCTGCTACAGAACAACCGATCGCGACTTATCCCTGTGGAAGAGTAATTCCACAACATTCTTAG
- a CDS encoding calcium-binding protein, with the protein MLGNVHAQPIVVRFPMSELEIDASREERIEMEVVVDAYDEEERRLGWYYYLDNKIKFPFNAIWISEERPIDSEDEVEIEGEEVEVIGMASEEECQDDMYVEIVYQEEGTEDTFAVPLYDVVPMEVDDDTLEAIEDWYYWVERGYEW; encoded by the coding sequence GTGCTTGGTAATGTTCACGCTCAGCCCATTGTGGTGAGGTTTCCCATGTCCGAGTTGGAAATCGACGCAAGCAGAGAAGAAAGAATCGAAATGGAAGTCGTCGTTGATGCTTATGACGAAGAAGAACGGCGACTAGGTTGGTATTACTATCTCGATAACAAGATTAAATTTCCTTTCAACGCCATCTGGATTTCAGAAGAGCGTCCGATTGACTCGGAAGATGAAGTAGAAATCGAAGGTGAAGAAGTCGAAGTTATCGGAATGGCATCGGAAGAAGAATGCCAAGACGATATGTATGTAGAAATCGTTTATCAAGAAGAGGGTACGGAAGATACTTTTGCCGTACCTTTATATGATGTCGTACCGATGGAAGTTGATGACGACACGTTAGAAGCGATCGAAGATTGGTATTATTGGGTCGAGCGCGGCTATGAGTGGTAA